Proteins from one Mycobacterium adipatum genomic window:
- a CDS encoding dihydroorotase has translation MTVLIKGVRLYGEGDPVDVRIADGQIAEIGPGIGSEDAEVIEAAGQIMLPGFVDLHTHLREPGREYAEDIETGSAAAALGGYTAVFAMANTDPVADSPVVTDHVWRRGQQVGLVDVHPVGAVTVGLEGKQLTEMGLMAAGAGQVRMFSDDGICVHDPLIMRRALEYASGLGVLIAQHAEEPRLTVGAVAHEGPNAAKLGLAGWPRSAEESIVARDAILARDARARVHICHASTAGTVELLKWAKAQGILITAEVTPHHLLLDDGRLSSYDGRNRVNPPLREASDVQALRQALADGVIDCVATDHAPHAEQEKCCEFANARPGMLGLQTALSVIVATMVAPGLLSWRDVARVMSEAPAAIVGLPDQGRPLEVGEPANLTVVDPDATWTVTGSKLASRSDNTPFESMELPATVTLTMLRGKVTAREGRSPAGRSEATRGSATA, from the coding sequence ATGACGGTCCTGATCAAGGGCGTACGACTCTACGGTGAGGGCGATCCCGTCGATGTGCGTATCGCCGACGGTCAGATCGCCGAGATCGGTCCGGGTATCGGGTCCGAGGATGCCGAGGTCATCGAGGCGGCCGGGCAGATCATGCTGCCCGGTTTCGTGGACCTGCACACCCATCTGCGCGAGCCGGGCCGTGAGTACGCGGAGGACATCGAAACCGGTTCGGCCGCAGCCGCTTTGGGCGGGTACACCGCGGTCTTCGCGATGGCCAACACCGACCCAGTGGCGGACAGTCCGGTGGTCACCGACCACGTCTGGCGCCGCGGGCAGCAGGTCGGTCTGGTCGACGTGCACCCGGTCGGCGCGGTCACCGTGGGCCTGGAAGGCAAGCAGCTCACCGAGATGGGGCTGATGGCCGCCGGTGCCGGCCAGGTCCGGATGTTCTCCGACGACGGAATCTGCGTGCATGATCCGCTGATCATGCGGCGCGCGCTGGAGTACGCGAGCGGGCTCGGGGTGCTGATCGCCCAGCACGCCGAGGAGCCGCGTCTCACCGTCGGGGCCGTCGCCCACGAGGGCCCCAACGCCGCGAAGCTGGGCTTGGCGGGTTGGCCGCGCTCGGCCGAGGAGTCCATCGTCGCCCGCGACGCGATCCTGGCCCGCGATGCGCGCGCCCGGGTACACATCTGCCACGCCTCCACCGCGGGGACCGTGGAGCTGCTGAAATGGGCCAAAGCGCAAGGGATCTTGATTACGGCCGAGGTCACCCCGCATCACCTGCTGCTCGACGACGGCCGGCTGAGCAGCTACGACGGCCGCAATCGGGTAAACCCGCCGTTGCGTGAGGCCAGCGATGTGCAAGCGTTGCGTCAGGCGCTGGCCGACGGCGTGATCGACTGTGTGGCCACCGACCACGCACCGCACGCCGAGCAGGAGAAGTGCTGCGAGTTCGCCAACGCCCGCCCCGGCATGCTCGGTTTGCAGACCGCCCTGTCGGTCATCGTCGCGACCATGGTGGCACCCGGCCTGCTGAGCTGGCGCGATGTCGCCCGGGTGATGAGCGAGGCGCCGGCGGCGATCGTCGGCCTGCCGGATCAGGGCCGCCCGCTGGAGGTGGGGGAGCCGGCCAACCTGACCGTCGTCGACCCCGATGCCACCTGGACGGTCACCGGATCGAAGCTGGCCAGCCGCTCGGACAACACCCCGTTCGAGTCGATGGAGTTGCCGGCAACGGTGACGCTGACGATGTTGCGGGGCAAGGTCACCGCGCGCGAGGGACGTAGTCCGGCGGGCAGGAGCGAAGCGACCCGGGGAAGCGCCACCGCATGA